A genomic region of Phenylobacterium parvum contains the following coding sequences:
- the ccmE gene encoding cytochrome c maturation protein CcmE, which yields MTGWLPRSPRARRRLTLLAVIAPVLALAAGLTLWGLGDSVSYFYTPAQADAARPPAGRSVQLGGLVVDGSVVRHSDGRVEFSIRDNVAVDRIHYRGDLPDLFREGQGIVATGAFRSDGVFEARQVLAKHDETYMPKQVADSLKAQGEWRGEGVARTAP from the coding sequence ATGACCGGCTGGTTGCCCCGCTCCCCCCGCGCCCGCCGGCGGCTGACCCTCTTGGCGGTGATCGCGCCGGTCCTCGCCCTCGCCGCGGGCCTGACCCTGTGGGGCCTTGGGGACTCGGTCTCCTACTTCTACACCCCGGCCCAGGCGGACGCGGCCCGCCCTCCGGCCGGCCGGTCGGTCCAGCTGGGCGGCCTGGTCGTCGACGGCAGCGTCGTGCGGCATTCGGACGGCCGGGTGGAGTTCAGCATCCGGGACAACGTCGCCGTCGACCGGATTCACTACCGGGGCGACCTGCCCGACCTCTTCCGCGAGGGCCAGGGGATCGTGGCCACCGGCGCCTTCCGGTCGGACGGGGTCTTCGAGGCGCGGCAGGTCCTGGCCAAGCACGACGAGACCTACATGCCCAAGCAGGTTGCCGACTCGCTCAAGGCCCAGGGCGAATGGCGCGGCGAGGGTGTTGCGAGGACCGCCCCATGA
- a CDS encoding heme lyase CcmF/NrfE family subunit produces the protein MIVEFGAFALVLALVLSAAQVGLSAVGRRRRSALLAGAGEGAALAGFGALALSFAALIYAFVVSDFSVANVAANSHSEKPVLYRVAAAWGSHEGSMLLWNLALTGFGAVLAWRGRDLPRDLKATALAVQGLIGTVFLAYTALASNPFVRLADAPVEGRSLNPLLQDPALAVHPPFLYAGYVGMSVVFSLGVAALIEGRIDAAWARWVRPWALAAWSFLTVGIALGSYWAYYELGWGGWWFWDPVENASFMPWLVGAALLHSAVVTEKRGALPGWTVFLAIAAFSFSMLGAFLVRSGVLTSVHAFAVDPTRGVLLLGILLALAGSAFALFAWRAPGLAPGGVFAPVSRESALVANNILLSAATLTVLLGTLFPLIREAVTGEAISVGTPYFNLTFTPLMALLCLLVPFGPLLAWKRGDLPPAVRALLPALVLGVLAGLAALWLLTPRKAFASLGLALAVWLIAGALAEAAQRIRLFRAPLAESLRRLRGLPRGAWGATLAHVGLGIFVLGACFETAWKIEAAQTLAPDQSLRVGAWELVLKDVRRLDGPNYEAETARISAVRDGREVCALTPARRFYPAGGQTTSEVAICSVDVSHLYVVLGERREGAGGKPVWLVRGYWNPLAVLIFAGPGVMALGGLVSLTDRRLRLAAGRRREAKA, from the coding sequence ATGATCGTCGAGTTCGGCGCCTTCGCCCTGGTCCTGGCCCTCGTCCTCTCGGCCGCTCAGGTCGGCCTGTCCGCCGTCGGCCGGCGGCGTCGCTCGGCCCTGCTGGCGGGCGCGGGGGAGGGCGCGGCCCTTGCCGGCTTCGGCGCCCTGGCCCTGTCCTTCGCGGCCCTCATCTACGCCTTCGTCGTCTCCGATTTCTCGGTCGCCAATGTGGCGGCCAACTCGCACTCCGAGAAGCCCGTCCTGTACAGGGTGGCCGCCGCCTGGGGCAGCCATGAGGGCTCCATGCTGCTCTGGAACCTCGCCCTCACGGGGTTTGGCGCCGTCCTGGCCTGGCGCGGGCGCGACCTTCCCCGGGACCTGAAGGCCACGGCCCTCGCGGTCCAGGGCCTGATCGGGACCGTATTCCTGGCCTACACCGCCCTGGCCTCCAACCCCTTCGTCCGCCTCGCCGACGCGCCGGTGGAGGGTCGATCGCTCAATCCCCTGCTCCAGGACCCGGCCCTGGCGGTGCATCCGCCCTTCCTCTACGCGGGCTATGTCGGCATGTCGGTGGTCTTCTCTCTCGGCGTCGCGGCCCTGATCGAGGGACGGATCGACGCGGCCTGGGCGCGCTGGGTCCGACCCTGGGCCCTGGCCGCCTGGAGCTTCCTGACGGTCGGCATCGCCCTGGGCTCCTACTGGGCCTACTACGAGCTGGGCTGGGGCGGCTGGTGGTTCTGGGATCCGGTCGAGAACGCCAGCTTCATGCCCTGGCTGGTCGGGGCGGCCCTCCTGCACTCTGCGGTGGTCACCGAGAAGCGCGGCGCCCTGCCGGGCTGGACCGTCTTCCTGGCCATCGCCGCCTTCAGCTTCTCCATGCTGGGCGCCTTCCTGGTGCGCTCCGGGGTGCTCACATCGGTTCACGCCTTTGCAGTGGATCCGACCCGGGGGGTCCTGCTCCTCGGGATCCTCCTGGCCCTCGCCGGATCGGCCTTCGCCCTCTTCGCCTGGCGGGCGCCAGGCCTGGCGCCGGGCGGGGTCTTCGCCCCTGTCAGCCGCGAGAGCGCCCTGGTCGCCAACAACATCCTCCTCTCCGCGGCGACCCTGACCGTCCTGCTCGGGACCCTCTTCCCCCTGATCCGGGAGGCCGTCACCGGCGAGGCCATCTCGGTTGGGACGCCCTATTTCAACCTGACCTTCACCCCGCTGATGGCCCTGCTCTGCCTCCTGGTTCCCTTCGGGCCCCTTCTGGCCTGGAAGCGGGGAGACCTGCCGCCGGCCGTGCGCGCCCTCCTGCCCGCCCTGGTCCTGGGCGTCCTGGCGGGCCTCGCCGCCCTCTGGCTTCTGACGCCGCGCAAGGCCTTCGCCAGCCTGGGCCTTGCCCTGGCGGTCTGGCTTATCGCCGGCGCCCTGGCCGAAGCCGCCCAGCGCATCCGCCTCTTCCGGGCGCCCCTGGCGGAGTCCCTGCGCCGCCTTCGCGGCCTGCCCCGGGGGGCCTGGGGCGCGACCCTGGCCCATGTCGGGCTGGGGATCTTCGTCCTGGGCGCCTGCTTCGAGACCGCCTGGAAGATCGAGGCCGCCCAAACCCTCGCCCCCGACCAGTCCCTGCGGGTGGGCGCCTGGGAGCTCGTCCTGAAGGACGTCCGGCGTCTGGACGGCCCCAACTACGAGGCCGAGACGGCGCGCATCAGCGCCGTTCGTGACGGACGCGAGGTCTGTGCGCTCACCCCCGCCCGGCGCTTCTATCCCGCGGGCGGCCAGACCACCTCCGAGGTCGCGATCTGCAGCGTCGACGTCAGCCACCTCTACGTCGTTCTCGGCGAGCGACGCGAAGGGGCCGGCGGCAAGCCTGTCTGGCTGGTCCGAGGGTACTGGAATCCCCTGGCGGTCCTGATCTTCGCCGGTCCCGGCGTCATGGCCCTGGGCGGACTGGTCTCGCTCACGGACCGGCGGCTTCGGCTGGCGGCCGGGCGTCGCCGGGAGGCGAAGGCGTGA
- a CDS encoding cytochrome c-type biogenesis protein → MRRPGLALLAAMASALCLAAASDPAERLSDPAQEARARTLFKEVRCMVCQNESIEDSEAALAVDLRRMVRERVAAGDDDPTVRRWLVDRYGEFVLLRPSFSPANLILWLAPLVAVLVGGLALVQRLRQVRPTAEALTPEETVRLSRLVGDTNGHDPALKSSRDDPNA, encoded by the coding sequence GTGAGGCGCCCCGGGCTCGCCCTCCTGGCCGCCATGGCCTCGGCCCTCTGCCTGGCTGCAGCTTCGGACCCGGCCGAGAGGCTTTCCGACCCGGCCCAGGAGGCCCGCGCCCGGACTCTCTTCAAGGAGGTCCGGTGCATGGTCTGCCAGAACGAGTCCATCGAGGACTCCGAGGCGGCGCTGGCGGTCGACCTGCGCCGGATGGTCCGCGAGCGCGTTGCGGCCGGAGACGATGACCCCACGGTGCGCCGCTGGCTGGTGGACCGCTACGGCGAGTTTGTCCTGCTCCGGCCGTCCTTCTCCCCCGCCAACCTCATCCTCTGGCTGGCGCCCCTCGTCGCCGTGCTGGTGGGAGGCCTGGCCCTGGTCCAGCGGTTACGTCAGGTCCGGCCGACAGCGGAGGCCCTGACCCCGGAGGAGACGGTGCGCCTCTCCCGGCTGGTCGGAGACACGAATGGTCACGATCCTGCCCTGAAATCGTCTCGGGACGATCCCAATGCATGA
- a CDS encoding Do family serine endopeptidase: protein MSSSKSRYMIGALAGALVAGSAMAAAGLGVADRPDAAAPAGAATSGPAPSFGPPPGAPMTFADIFEKVSPAVVSINVTTRVDLSKMPRQIPGLPFEFRAPGQGGDEDGDGEGPRGPRRQSAGSGFFISADGFLVTNNHVIEDAESIKVVLKDETELEATVVGRDEGTDIAVLKVKGSGYTFVNFENSARPRVGDWVMTVGNPYNLGGTATAGIVSAYGRDIGETFVDYIQLDAPINRGNSGGPTFDTYGRVIGVNTAIFSPTGGSVGIGFAVPADVAARVSRQLIANGKVVRGYIGATIQNFDEDMAAAQGMAGQKGAIVAELTSGGPAERAGLATGDIVLSVNGTRVRSSSELTRQVAKAAPGDLLRLEVIRDGKPRTIDIRSGTRPSESQLAASQGGPGGAPGPARPAPSAGQTLLGMTVAPLDEAARRRTGLPAEARGLLVSGVDRSSDAATKGLQPNDVLMRAGDRVLNAPGDLAAVVDQARKTGRPSVLVAVWRGGRTIFLPIKIAG, encoded by the coding sequence ATGAGCTCGAGCAAGAGCCGTTACATGATCGGCGCCCTGGCGGGCGCCCTTGTCGCCGGTTCGGCCATGGCCGCGGCCGGCCTGGGCGTCGCCGATCGGCCTGACGCCGCCGCCCCTGCGGGCGCCGCAACGTCGGGCCCGGCCCCCAGCTTCGGTCCGCCGCCCGGGGCGCCCATGACCTTTGCCGACATCTTCGAGAAGGTCTCGCCCGCGGTCGTCTCGATCAACGTCACGACCCGCGTCGACCTGAGCAAGATGCCCCGGCAGATTCCGGGCCTCCCCTTCGAGTTCCGGGCGCCGGGCCAGGGTGGAGACGAGGATGGCGACGGCGAGGGGCCGCGCGGCCCCCGTCGCCAGTCCGCCGGCTCCGGCTTCTTCATCTCCGCCGACGGCTTCCTGGTCACCAACAATCACGTCATCGAGGACGCCGAGAGCATCAAGGTCGTCCTGAAGGACGAGACCGAGCTCGAGGCCACCGTGGTCGGGCGCGACGAGGGCACCGACATCGCGGTCCTGAAGGTCAAGGGCTCGGGCTACACCTTCGTCAACTTCGAGAATTCAGCCCGTCCCCGGGTGGGCGACTGGGTCATGACCGTGGGCAACCCCTACAACCTCGGCGGTACGGCCACGGCCGGCATCGTGTCCGCCTACGGCCGGGACATCGGCGAGACCTTCGTCGACTACATCCAGCTCGACGCCCCCATCAACCGCGGTAATTCCGGCGGCCCGACCTTCGACACCTACGGTCGGGTGATCGGCGTGAACACCGCCATCTTCTCCCCCACCGGCGGCTCGGTGGGCATCGGCTTCGCCGTCCCCGCCGACGTGGCCGCCCGGGTCTCGCGCCAGCTCATCGCCAACGGCAAGGTGGTCCGGGGCTACATCGGGGCCACCATCCAGAACTTCGACGAAGACATGGCCGCCGCCCAGGGCATGGCCGGCCAGAAGGGCGCCATCGTCGCCGAGCTGACCTCCGGCGGTCCCGCCGAGCGGGCGGGCCTGGCGACGGGCGACATCGTCCTGTCGGTGAACGGGACCCGCGTGCGCTCGTCCTCAGAGCTGACCCGCCAGGTCGCCAAGGCGGCCCCGGGCGACCTCCTGCGCCTTGAGGTCATCCGCGACGGCAAGCCGCGCACCATCGACATCCGCTCGGGCACCCGCCCCTCGGAGTCGCAGCTGGCCGCCAGCCAGGGCGGTCCGGGCGGAGCCCCCGGCCCGGCCCGGCCTGCGCCCTCGGCCGGCCAGACCCTGCTGGGCATGACCGTCGCGCCCCTCGATGAGGCCGCCCGCCGGCGCACCGGCCTGCCGGCCGAGGCCCGCGGCCTGCTGGTCTCCGGCGTCGACCGTTCCTCGGACGCCGCCACCAAGGGCCTGCAGCCCAATGACGTGCTGATGCGCGCCGGCGACCGGGTCCTGAACGCGCCGGGCGACCTTGCGGCGGTCGTCGACCAGGCCCGCAAGACGGGTCGACCCAGCGTCCTCGTGGCGGTCTGGCGCGGCGGCAGGACCATCTTCCTGCCGATCAAGATCGCCGGCTGA
- a CDS encoding response regulator transcription factor, with amino-acid sequence MRILIVEDDQPAAEVMARGLSDAGHACVLSPDGVAGLESARQGGFDVMIIDRMMPCLDGVGVVEALRRDGDETPVLFLSALGEIEDRVTGLRAGADDYLVKPYAFAELIARVEALSRRRETGSVLTQLRVGDLEMDLIARRVHRAGQEIDLQPREFQLLEFLMRHAGQAVTRTMLLEKVWEYHFDPQTNVIDVHISRLRSKIDKGFEHPMLETIRGAGYRLDA; translated from the coding sequence ATGCGCATCCTGATCGTCGAGGACGACCAGCCGGCGGCGGAGGTCATGGCCCGCGGCCTCTCCGACGCCGGGCACGCCTGTGTCCTGTCCCCCGACGGCGTCGCGGGGCTTGAGTCCGCCCGCCAGGGCGGCTTCGACGTCATGATCATCGACCGCATGATGCCCTGCCTGGACGGGGTGGGCGTGGTCGAGGCCCTGCGCCGCGATGGCGACGAGACCCCCGTGCTCTTCCTCTCGGCCCTGGGCGAGATCGAGGACCGCGTCACGGGCCTGCGCGCCGGGGCGGACGACTACCTGGTCAAGCCCTACGCCTTCGCCGAGCTGATCGCCCGGGTCGAGGCCCTTTCGCGGCGCCGTGAGACCGGGTCGGTGCTGACCCAGCTGCGGGTGGGGGACCTGGAGATGGACCTCATCGCCCGCCGCGTGCATCGCGCCGGACAGGAGATCGACCTCCAACCCCGGGAGTTCCAGCTCCTGGAGTTCCTGATGCGCCACGCCGGCCAGGCGGTGACCCGCACCATGCTGCTCGAGAAGGTTTGGGAGTACCACTTCGACCCCCAGACCAACGTCATCGACGTCCATATCTCGCGCCTCCGGTCCAAGATCGACAAGGGCTTCGAGCATCCCATGCTCGAGACCATCCGCGGGGCGGGATACCGGCTGGATGCCTGA
- a CDS encoding sensor histidine kinase, whose amino-acid sequence MPDERDAPAEGLMRLFRAAPFRLTLLSLALFAFAGAAFMAYVYVAAAGEARRRTDAEIRREADSLVEVYNRAGVTALNPVLVGRMAGEPRFLYLLMAPDGRKISGSLAESPVEAFTDKPTWIHFSLAEPQQGGPSRSTPARGLQLRLKGGEVLFVGADTGDDREFIVTIVRGMWGAGALVVVLGIAAGLLVSRNFTRAMTGLTEVISAVRNGDLAARAQVRGAGDELDQLAEGLNDMLDRLDRSMSAHQHAGDAIAHDLRSPLTRLKARLETALLDMEAGRGDARQGLRQALEDTDGVLRTFSAVLAISRLQAAGEAPNAVLFDPAGLVSDMTELYGPLCEDKGLEIASDIAAGLTVRGNPAFLAQALANLVDNAVKYTPRGGAVMVRLRRRASGEAEISVTDTGPGVPDLERARVVDRFVRLENSRNLPGSGLGLSLVAAVAQAHGGRLELGEGPGAYDGSGPGLRAALILPAVAT is encoded by the coding sequence ATGCCTGACGAGAGGGATGCGCCCGCCGAGGGGCTCATGCGCCTCTTCCGGGCCGCGCCCTTCCGCCTGACCCTCCTGTCCCTGGCCCTCTTCGCCTTCGCCGGGGCCGCCTTCATGGCCTACGTCTATGTCGCCGCGGCGGGCGAGGCCCGGCGCCGGACCGACGCCGAGATCCGGCGCGAGGCCGACAGCCTGGTGGAGGTCTACAACCGCGCCGGGGTCACCGCCCTCAATCCGGTTCTGGTCGGGCGCATGGCCGGGGAGCCCCGCTTCCTCTACCTCCTGATGGCGCCGGACGGCCGGAAGATCTCGGGCTCCCTCGCCGAAAGCCCGGTGGAAGCCTTCACCGACAAGCCGACCTGGATCCACTTTTCCCTGGCGGAGCCCCAGCAGGGCGGCCCTTCCCGCTCCACCCCGGCCCGCGGCCTCCAGCTCCGCCTCAAGGGGGGTGAGGTCCTGTTCGTCGGCGCCGACACCGGTGACGACCGCGAGTTCATCGTCACCATCGTCCGCGGCATGTGGGGCGCCGGCGCCCTCGTCGTGGTGCTGGGCATAGCGGCCGGGCTGCTGGTCAGCCGCAACTTCACCCGGGCCATGACCGGCCTGACCGAGGTGATCTCCGCCGTGCGCAATGGTGACCTCGCCGCCCGCGCCCAGGTCCGCGGCGCGGGGGACGAACTGGACCAGCTGGCCGAGGGCCTGAACGACATGCTCGACCGGCTGGACCGGTCCATGTCGGCCCACCAGCACGCCGGCGACGCCATCGCCCACGACCTGCGTTCGCCCCTGACCCGGCTGAAGGCCCGCCTGGAGACCGCCCTTCTGGACATGGAGGCGGGGCGGGGCGACGCCCGGCAGGGCCTGCGCCAGGCCCTGGAGGACACGGACGGCGTCCTGCGCACCTTCTCGGCCGTCCTCGCCATCTCGCGCCTCCAGGCGGCGGGCGAGGCGCCCAACGCCGTGCTCTTCGACCCGGCGGGCCTGGTCAGCGACATGACCGAGCTCTACGGCCCCCTCTGCGAGGACAAGGGCCTGGAGATCGCTTCGGACATCGCCGCCGGCCTGACGGTCCGCGGCAATCCGGCCTTCCTCGCCCAGGCCCTCGCCAACCTGGTGGACAATGCGGTCAAGTACACCCCGCGCGGCGGGGCGGTGATGGTCCGCCTGCGGCGACGGGCCTCTGGCGAGGCCGAGATCTCGGTCACCGATACCGGCCCCGGCGTTCCCGACCTCGAACGCGCCCGGGTCGTGGACCGCTTTGTCCGGCTCGAGAACAGCCGCAACCTGCCCGGCTCCGGCCTCGGCCTGTCCCTGGTGGCCGCGGTCGCCCAGGCCCATGGCGGTCGCCTGGAGCTGGGCGAGGGGCCCGGCGCCTACGACGGCTCGGGTCCGGGTCTCCGCGCCGCCCTCATCCTTCCGGCTGTCGCCACATGA